The nucleotide window atctcttctgtggttcatgagatattttgctaacagaaagacagacaaatgGAGGCGATCACATGATCATATGATCTTTTGAGGAAAACGATCCAGTAGGTTCAGTAAGGCCTGAATTATCAGTGAACGGGAGGAAAAGGAAACCGTCTTAACTTGTTCTGCCGATCAGTCCTGCTCAGAGCTGAGCagcttctgcttccattttcagaTTATAATTGATTTACTAACGTTTCAAATCCCACTTTGaaccagtgtttgtttttaatcggtcttctctttcttcccccccccccacagcTAATTTCCTGTCCAAATATTGCCAGCAGCAGTAGAAGAAATAACTCAAGATTCATTCACATTGTTGTCCATTTTATGAGCAAAGTTGATAAAATATGACcttttattattgtaattatgttgcttttgttttgtagatattttttgcttttcagctttgccttatttttatttgaaaacatccagtttttgattctttgtttttcttcccctttACACTAAATgtatgattattttctgaaatgtaaTTCTCTCCTtgttaaatggtttattttgaGTGATCGCACCGTTGTTAATGTGCGTTTGCaataactgaactgaaactgCTGACAGTAATTAAAGATGGATGCAGCCGACACTTCTGTGTTTGTGGTGTGTTCCTAAGATGTCAgacgtttttctgttttatgtactgttttactttaaaggaATCAGTCTTTTAAGCTGATTACCAATAACTCTcctttgtgaaaacattttaacagccCTAATGTCTTCTAAGACAGACTTTCTTGTACTCTGTTAAAGTAATGTTGTAAGTAATGCCATTTCTTAAGACCACTTTACAAGAGTACTAAAAAGTTTTGGCtccttaaatgtaaaatattaaccAAAAATGGGGGCTTgacttaagacttttgcacagtgctttGCTCCAACcatgttttaaaccaaattaatCAACATCATGACCCCTAATTAGCTCATTTagatgcaataaaacaaacaaattttgttttaggTGGGTTTAAACTTGTCGATGTTTACAGAAATGACAGCTGCCTGATCCGAAGTAAGGATGAACGCCGTCTTCCCGAAATGTTCCGATTGATTCCAGGGAAGACGTGAAAAAGGCTCGgcatttgttgtgaattggctttatataaaaaaactgaacagaatcaAAGTATTAATGTAGAAATtactgttttaaacatttttagttgtAAACTGAAAACCCTAAGTGAAAGCATTTTAATATATCTTTGTTCAGGTCTCAATCTTTAATGCCTGCTttgattttatcatttcttttgttcagattttcttCAAAGTGCCACAAAAAAGGAGTGAAGTTATTGTTTCAATTACGTTTGACATTTCAGAATTTTTATGACGTCTTTTTTATGATAAACGTCttctaacaaaacattttaattgtcCCTCCATGGACCAACACGATGAGAAATATGTTTTCTGTactgtgtaaacatgtaaaatattaatgagttttaatgacCATCCTCCAAGGCGCCAAAGCCTCTGAGATCATTTTGTAATTTGAGCCCATAAACATGTTTCGTTCCTAACAGGGGCGGAAGTTTGTAGTTGAATAATTTTAACTCTATCAAATAATATTCTCTGCTTTAAGCACTGGATTTATGCCAAATGTTAGAGGAACTCTTTTTGTACAGTGGCCTTTTTGTTCACTGCTTTTCATCATaatcagtcattcacagcaGCTTGAGCCTCAACTGTCcagaactggaaaaaaaataataattttcttgtttaaaaactgaattatgtTCAGTTCCAGGTAGCACTTTACTAAAATGAAAGTCAAGCACTCTTTGAAagaatgtcagagttttaaactaaaattctTTTATAAGAAGTGACAGAGTTGTAACCTTAAAATAACGATCCgtgtgatgactctcagctactaccacttcagactttagcttaatatctgtaagtCTAATGAAGTTATAGCTGTTATTAGAGgcaactttaaaagttaatctgttgtacaaccccaattctaaaaatttgcaaatctcataaatccagattttattcacaatagaacacaataaacatatcaaatgtttacacaaaaaaagtaccaactttttggatttttatgGCAGAAACACgtctcaaaaaagttggaactGGCACAACAAGATAGTGTAAAATTAGGTGGTACGaataacaaacagctgaaggagcattTAATAACTAATTAGatttactgacctgttgtcaGTAAGAGGATTGGGTATAAacagagcattttagagaggctgaatctctcagaagtaaagatgggcagaggttcacctgtCTGCAaagaactgcagctaaaaactGTGGAACAATCTCAgtataatgttcctcaatggaacATTGTGAAAACTTTGACTatctcatcatctacagttcataatatcaacagatttcaagaatctgcagaaatctctgagctcaaaggataaaactaaaagtcagTACTGGACGCTgggatcttcaggccctcaggcggagctgcattaaaatcagatctgattctgttctggataTCACTGcgtggactcaggaacacttccacgaGTTACTGTCTCTAatcacagttcactgtgccgtccacaaatgctgcttaaagctctatgatacaaagaagaagccagatgtgaacaccatccagaaacactgctgacttctctcatttaaaatgaactgaggaaAAGTGGACAAATCTAAATTTGGAagttctttttggaaaccatggacACTGTGTCCTCCATATTAAAGAGAAGAGCGCTATTAACAGCACCCAGTTCataagcctgcctctctgatggtatgggggtgcattagtgcttcTAACAAGGGCAGCTCACAtatggaaaggcaccatcagtAGAGAAAAGTATCTACAAGTTTTAGaccaacatctgctcccatccagatgatGCTAAACCTcaaactgcatccattacagcaacATGGCTTcttagtagaagagtccaggttctgaactgagctgcctgcagtccagacctcatCAATTGAAAACATCTGACGCCTCATGAAGCAACAAATCCAGTGAAGACGACCCAGGACTGTAGAACAACTAGAATCCTCCGTCAGggaagaatgggacaacatttccctgcaaaacctccagcagctgctctcctgctGTTGAAAGAAGAGattgaatcagactgactccaaacatgaatcagttgtagagttacatctaatgattactttctgaaagttttgtaaaaatctgtccagaggttttagagatgttttgctaacaggacagACGTATGcacagacataggcaaaaacattattgaaaCATTGTAGATCTTAGTCTTACTTATAAAATACAGAACATCAAACCACAAGACACAGTAGACTGaagtaaaatgctttttatttactcAGATGTAACagttaagtttttattttacctcaaggtttaactattttaaactgtaataaatttaagtttaacccttttttaatgtacatcttaaagaacacaaaaaactataacataaaattaaaaaatgaataaatttctATGccaatgaaaactaaaatctaaTAAACTCCACCTTTATACTGTAAGTTTAGCAAAGTGGAACAATTTTAGGGAAGAggtgtgttatttttttctactaaaatgtgtaaaagtaaaCAGAATTAGAAGTTCCTAAAACTTTGCctgcatgaaaagaaaaaaaagggggcataACTAATAGGGCTCGTTGATTGGTTGTTAAACTCAGCAGGGTGGTGATGCTGAGAGCGTTTGGTCTATTTAAAAAAGGGACGAGTCTCTCCTTACAGAGTTGTCCTCCTAAATGTTCCTGCTCAAGAAATCAGACCAAACCATTCACGTGTAAGATAcaagtccaaaaacatgcaagacaTTTAACAACACATGGAGTGTTAGGACAGTGCTGGAGTGTTATCtgctaatttttgttttcctctcctgtttgtttcagggcGTCTTATATGTTTCTAACTGTATTTTGACAGGACCATTTTGCTGTTTCTGATGCTGATTAAGAGttttttctgatgtgtttgtccTGCATTTCCAGACTCTCTGTGAAGCCATGAATGTTACAGGGGTGTCTATAATGGTGCAGTTCCCTGTTTCCGTCAAGGTGCTGCTGTCTGTCCTGCCGTGTCTGTTGTTCCTGTACGTTAACAGTGTCATGGTGTTTGCCCTGCTGAAGAAGCCTCTCCTGCTGGAGCACCCCCGATACATCCTGTACGGCCATCTGCTGTTCACCgactctctgcagctcctgctcaCCATGCTGCTCTACCTGTTTGCTCTGACCGTGATCAGAATGGCGACCTGCGTTTGCGTGGTCGTCACTCAGCTCGCAGCCATCACCGTCAAGCTGTCTCCCATCAACCTGGCCACCATGGCCCTGGAGAGGTATGTTGCCATTTGTTTCCCGCTCCGGCACGCCTCCATCTCCACGCCCAGGGTGACAGCTGTGGCCATCGCCGTCATGTGGACCGCGGCCTCTGTGGAGTCCTTCACCCAGCTCTTTCTGTTCTTCTGCCTGGACAGCGCGGACCTCACCGCCCAGAAGTTCTGCAACAAGAACACCGTGTTCCGGCTGCAGGTGTACGTGACTCTGAACCGGGGCTTCACCATtctgaattttgttttggtGACCGTCATTATCATCTACACGTACGTCGCGATCATGATCGCCGTGAAACGCCCCCCGTCTCGCGTGCACAAGGCCAAAAGTGAGCACAAGACGGTGCTGCTGCACGTGTTCCAGCTGTGCCTGTACCTCATCTCCACCCTGTTCAACATGATCAACTCCAGCGAGCTGCTGAACCTAAACCCCGCCATCGACATTCACGTTAGGTACATCTTCTTTTTCGGTCTGGTCATCTTCCCAAAGTTTTTGAGCCCCCTCATATACGGCCTCAGAGACCCGACCATCAGGCACGATTTCAAATATTACATCACATTTGGCTGCAAATCTACTGTCAGGCCACATCCCTGATGTAGATTACTGGAACgttatgtgttttctttttgtcagggttcattttttttcatttcttgtgCATTTCATTGACATGGAAagcttgtttctgtctgtcaggtGAGTGTGGATTTTATAAAGAGTTTCATACAGCTGTATTTGGTCAGTAAGGAGTCTTGAAGCCATTATTTATCTGCtacagttttattattcttcAGCAATAAGGTCAGCAATAAGGAGCATTCTTTCAGTTCCCTCTTTTATGTTAGATCtactctgtttttaaatttaacacattGGAGTCTTCCAGTGCTTGATAATGTGCTGCTGGATTTCATGATGAACGACGACAACCTGCAGAGATAAACAGCCCGACATATGAAGCTTCAAACTTCTTCACAGAACACCTTCATGAAAATGTCTGCTTTCATGATTATGGGTTCAGAATTATAATCTAGCCacataaatagtttttttaagtaTACCTGTCCTTGTCTCCACTTTAGTAAAGcctgaaaaaaatgtaagctgtatatttttacataaaacagtaCATTGTTGTGTTCTAACTTGAAGCTTATgtttaacataaaactaaattatttctaACAACCATGCTGCCAGGAGTTTTGTCTTTTGGGTTAAAATCAtttgagttgtttaaaaaaagctgaaaatctgtgaaaatgttttgtttgttttgaacttttagcttGACTTTCTGTTAGAATTATATTtatgattaatatttttttctacccTTTATAAATGCAATATATGCTGGGCTGGTTTTAGAACGAGTTTGTGAATCTaggtttttcttcatttcttatCTAATAATACCACTTCATTAACTGACTGTAAAATTTACCAATTAAATAATTCTACCAACTAAATTTCAGGTGCATAAATAATCTAACCTGAATCCAAAACTTGACctattcttattatttattatcattattgctgtttttaatttttttgctaaaaccaaaattatttcattttaggttaattatatatataactaCATGAGATTCTGAGGGTTTGATAATAATGGTTCATATACCCTTTCACCTCTTgttcaaaaatcataaagtcTGTGTCTGACTCACTATTTTTATAATCCTCTATGTATGTTTGTAAGATGTTCCTAAATGTAAATTGTTTCATAATGATTATATTAAATCTCATAAAGCTCCAGACACAGTGATGGCAAAGTGATGCACTATATaaccaaaagtattcactcgtcTCCCTTCACCCACATATGAACTTCAGTAATATCCTATTTATAATGCACAGGGGTCAATATGATGTTGATCCACCATTTGCAGCAAtaagagcttcaactcttctgggaagtctttccacaggtttaggagtgtttataggtatttttgaccattcttccagacattcatctgtgaggtcagacactgatgttggacagaaggcctggctcacagtctccactctgattcatcccaaaggtgttctgtcggTTCGAGGTCAGGACTCTGGAAGGAGGCTGTCCTCacactgttcccacaaagttgggagcaggaaattgtccaaaatgtctctgGCCGCTGAAGcaattaagagttcctttcactggaactaagcagctgagcccaactcctgaaaaacagccCCACACCATGAttctccctccaccaaactttacatttggcacagtgcagtcagacaagtaccgttctcctggcagcagccaaacccagactcatccatcgGATTATcagacagagaagtgtgattcGTCCCTCAAGAGAACATGTCttcactgctctagagtccagtggtggtgtgctttactccactgcatccaACACTTTGCACTCAGTGATGTAAGGCtgggatgcagctgctcagccatggaaaccctgtccatgaagctctctaagctgttcttgagctaatctgaaggccacatgacaTTTGGAGGTCTGTGTAGTTATTGACTCTGTAGaatgttggtgacctctgtgctctatgagcctcagcatccactgagcccactctgtggttttaggTGGCCTAACACTTCATGGCTGAGTTTCTGTTGTTCCGAAttacttccactttgttataatctcactaacagctgactgtggagtatttagtatttagtagtgaggaaaCTTCATGACtggctcctgagagcgacccattctttcacagatTTAGAAACAGTCTGCATGTCTAGGTGCtttattttatacacctgtggccatggaaataaatgaaacaccTGAACTCAGTGATTTGGGTGGGttagtgaatacttttggctaTATAATGGACTTTGATAATATTGTGAATCTGGGTTTCAAAGCTCACCGTTTCTGCCAGCAGGTGTCACCTTCAGCTTGTGAAACGCTCCACGCATCAAACTGTGGCTCAGGCTGAAGTTCTTCATTCTCCTCCTGTGTGTGGAAGCATGTGGCTCATTAAGCTGCACATATGTAACACTCATAGCAACAGATGATGTTAATCAgattccctttttcttttccacggTGCAGATGGATCTTTGTGTAGGgcgaagaaaaaaaagaagattgaTACTGAGTTCGAACAGTGCGGAGTAATTTAGGTGGGTAAACAGGGAAGGAGGTGCTGACCGGCAGGATAAAGGAAGCGTCTGACTAATTTAAGCCATCTTTACTCCACCACAACCCGAAAGCCCTCTCAATACCTCTCCGGCCTCCGTGAAAGAGCACTTGAAGGGTTGAAAAACATTCCAGAGTGAGGAAGTACCTGGCGACCAAAAGATGCTTCAGTTTTAGAGCAAGAGCAGGAGGGAAAAGGTTGTTGTGGTGATAACAAAACCCTTCAGATCTTCAGCCGGGACAGTGGATCCTGTGGCTCTGGTTTAATCACCAGAGAGTCTCCTTGCAGCaggagttttacattttaacagaaagGATGTAGGGCAGCCCCTTCCCTGTGTTTGGTATCCAAACAAGGCCCGGTGCACAAACAAGGGATGGCGCTGAAACCCAGAGAGCCTGTCTCCTTTTGGTATGTTGCTCGTACATTCACAGGACAAATGCACACTTTATAATCCATCCTTGACTTCTGTTCAAATACTTCAGAGGAAAAGCCAGGTGCTTACACAACATTTGTCTCTGTCTGCTGATTTGGCAACTTCGAAACGTCTCGGTAGCAGAACAGGAAGAAACGAGGCTGTGCATGGATGAAAAAAAGtatgaaagaaatgtttttttttaatggagatAAGGGTCATTCTTTACATGGCTTGCTACATGAGAAGAAGCTCATGAAACAGTCCGATTTGGGGATTTGAGATTTagataaaaatcaattttttaagtgtttggGCAAACCTTTCTTCATATATTTGAGTGAACGAACAAGGTCGCGTTAATGTTGATGCGTCACACTCAAAAGGCAAAATCCTCTGAGTTTAAGaccaattaaaaataaatactgatgGTTGAGCATTGAAGCTATGGTTGAAATGGTAGGAAAGCAACTTAAAAAAGGCACATCTGGTAAGGTTTTTGTAGCATATTTACACCACAAAGATTAACTCTCAGACTGACTGGACTCTGAGAAGAAACCTGAGCTAAATGCTGTTTGTCACAGATGGAGCcgtaaaaaaaagcatgaagcATTTGTGAAGAATAATAACAGATATTTACTCAAATGATTCTGAAACCAACAAACAGATTGCTTTAAAGTCAAGGGTGACTAATTAAAGAAGGCACTGATtgattaaaaaggttttcatgaTAAACCACACATGGCCAACATATGGCCTGAGGGCCAAAGGTGGTCCCTGGATGGTCTCCATCAGGTCTTGATGTTGttggatgaaaacaaaacaactttaaactcaGT belongs to Kryptolebias marmoratus isolate JLee-2015 linkage group LG13, ASM164957v2, whole genome shotgun sequence and includes:
- the LOC108247428 gene encoding odorant receptor 131-2, with translation MNVTGVSIMVQFPVSVKVLLSVLPCLLFLYVNSVMVFALLKKPLLLEHPRYILYGHLLFTDSLQLLLTMLLYLFALTVIRMATCVCVVVTQLAAITVKLSPINLATMALERYVAICFPLRHASISTPRVTAVAIAVMWTAASVESFTQLFLFFCLDSADLTAQKFCNKNTVFRLQVYVTLNRGFTILNFVLVTVIIIYTYVAIMIAVKRPPSRVHKAKSEHKTVLLHVFQLCLYLISTLFNMINSSELLNLNPAIDIHVRYIFFFGLVIFPKFLSPLIYGLRDPTIRHDFKYYITFGCKSTVRPHP